Proteins encoded by one window of Misgurnus anguillicaudatus chromosome 4, ASM2758022v2, whole genome shotgun sequence:
- the enpp7.1 gene encoding ectonucleotide pyrophosphatase/phosphodiesterase family member 7.1, which translates to MLLELSLWLLVLPAVFSAPARQQCTTGKNKLLLVSFDGFRWDYDRDVDTPNLDRMAEEGVKATYITPPYVTMTSPSHFTLLTGRYIENHGVIHNNWFNVTTQEKEQYYMTQFKNEYWDNGSLPIWITAQRQGLKTGSHYFPGTAASYQNETVQEQKVEVRFYDHTNETVWRENVDTVIGKWFKEKDLDLVTLYFGDPDETGHKHGPDSPERREAVKKVDRTVGYIRETVKKHGLSNKLNIIITADHGMSTVFKGDNVNEIILSKIPGFSLSDLKFHMVDYGASGIVLPKDGRHDKVYKALKGGHPNLHVYTKEDMPGRLHYANHPRILPIILYADPGYVINGFYPFQTNIGEHGYDNEVMDMKAFFRAVGPDFHKNLLVGPFESVNVYALMCHLLGITPEVNDGSLDVTRHMLISNGEPCGSKDTPVSSLKNVMVGLGAVAGFLVVVFVIVTSNNVYKRHKKNQSRTEDMKDEDEDDIKQTTF; encoded by the exons ATGTTATTAGAACTGAGTCTTTGGCTGCTTGTATTACCAGCCGTTTTTTCGGCTCCAGCTAGACAACAATGCACCACAGGcaaaaacaaactgctgttAGTCTCGTTCGACGGCTTCAGGTGGGACTATGACAGAGATGTGGACACTCCAAATCTGGATAGAATGGCTGAGGAAGGAGTCAAGGCGACATATATCACTCCACCTTACGTGACCATGACCAGTCCTTCACACTTTACACTGTTAACTG GAAGGTACATTGAGAACCATGGTGTGATTCATAACAATTGGTTCAACGTAACCACACAGGAAAAGGAACAGTACTACATGACACAGTTTAAGAATGAGTACTGGGATAATGGCAGTCTGCCTATTTGGATCACAGCTCAAAGACAG GGTCTGAAAACAGGATCCCATTACTTTCCTGGCACTGCTGCTTCCTACCAAAACGAAACAGTTCAAGAACAAAAAGTGGAAGTAAGATTTTATGACCACACCAATGAAACAGTATGGAGGGAGAATGTGGATACAGTAATTGGGAAATGGtttaaagagaaagacttagACCTTGTAACGTTGTATTTTGGTGACCCAGATGAGACGGGGCACAAGCACGGACCTGATTCACCTGAGAGGCGAGAggctgtcaaaaaagttgacCGGACAGTGGGCTACATCCGGGAAACCGTAAAGAAACATGGACTTAGTAATAAACTGAATATTATCATCACTGCTGACCATGGAATGAGCACAGTGTTTAAAGGAGACAACGTGAACGAAATCATTCTCAGTAAAATCCCAGGTTTCTCTTTGTCGGATCTGAAATTCCACATGGTAGACTATGGAGCCTCTGGGATAGTGTTGCCCAAAGACGGGAGGCATGACAAGGTTTACAAAGCTTTGAAAGGAGGTCATCCAAACCTTCACGTTTACACGAAGGAGGACATGCCTGGACGATTGCATTACGCCAACCATCCACGCATCCTACCCATAATTCTCTATGCAGACCCAGGATATGTCATTAACGGG TTCTACCCATTCCAGACCAATATAGGAGAACATGGCTATGACAATGAGGTCATGGACATGAAGGCTTTCTTCAGGGCAGTAGGACCAGATTTCCACAAAAACTTGTTGGTTGGACCATTTGAGTCTGTAAACGTGTACGCTCTAATGTGCCACCTACTGGGCATAACACCAGAAGTCAATGACGGGTCACTGGATGTCACCCGACACATGCTGATCTCCAATGGAGAGCCATGTGGATCCAAAGATA CTCCAGTGTCAAGTCTTAAAAATGTCATGGTTGGGCTTGGTGCTGTGGCTGGATTTTTAGTCGTGGTgtttgtgattgttacatcgAACAATGTTTATAAAAGGCATAAAAAGAATCAAAG CAGAACAGAAGACATGAAAGATGAGG